DNA sequence from the Candidatus Sulfuricurvum sp. RIFRC-1 genome:
TAAAATTGAAAACTTGAATTACCAAGCCGATCGCCAAAAAGCCGATTTGGAAACGATAAGCAATCAAAAAATTACGGATTTGAGTGAATCGAATGTTTTAGCGCCTAAAGAGATTAAGATCCAAGAACTCGATAAAATCAATGCCCTGAAATATTCGCGAGATGCAAAAATGCATGAAGCGCAAATGCGCGATGCTCAAAATCTCCCTACCATTAAGCTCGAAGATCAGTACACGTTTAACGATTATTATAAAGATCCGATTGCTCAAATGCGTGTCGATCAACAAAATAAATTGATTGCCTCACTCAGTATGAACTTAATCGATTTTTCTTCTGCCTCGCTATCAAAACAAGCTTTAGTGGCTCAAGCGCAGGCACAAAGCAGCGAATTGTTGTACGCTACGAAAGAGGCAAATCAAAACCGTCTTTTGGCGACACGTTACATTGAACGGTCCCGTGTATTAATTGATGCCTCACAAAAAACGTTAGAAGCTTCTACCAAAACGTTTGATGCGGTAAAAAAGAAATATGAAGCCCGCATCGTCGATTATGTTACCTATCTCGATGCACTCCATGTCTTATCTGATTCGACCAATCAGCTTAATCGTGCGTTGCGCACACTAAATTATGCCCATGCAGCCTATTATTATTACGCTGGATATGACCCTAAGGAATTTGTACAATGATTAAAATACTATTGTTATCAATACTGTTAACCCTCTCGTTATTAGGAGAAGAGGTATATGCTACATTTGATGTGTTTGCACGTAAAGAGGCCAATTTGAATCTTGCAACGTCAGGAATCGTAAAAAGGCTAAATGTTGATGTCGGAAGCCATGTCAAAAAAGGCTCCGTTTTGCTGGAAATCGATAACGACGATTTAATTGCCGGTATCGATCTGGCCAAAGAGAGACTTAAAAAGGCTAAAATCGAAGAGCAGTTTGCCCGTCAAACCTATGATCGTTACCGTCAAGTCGAAAGTGTTATCGAAGCGGAACTGATGGATCAACACACCCTCGCCTACCAAAAAGCCTCTGCCGCATCTTCAGAAGCAAAAGCTTCTTTACGATATCAAGAGACTCTGCTAGAAAAAACCCGACTTCGTGCACCGTTTAGCGGTATCATCGCCAGTCGCAATATCGAACTCGGAGACAGTGTCGTCGGCGCATCAGCCCTCTTTCATCTTATCAGTTCACCGGACGTAAAGCTTATGTTGAATTTCGATGAGAAATACCTCCACTCTATTAAAATCGGCTCCAAAGTTCGTTACCGTATTGATGGTCAGAAGGGAGAGAGAATGGGATCTATTTCAAAAATCTATCCTTCGGTCAATGCAAAAAATCGAAAAGCAACGGCGGAAGTACTCACCTCTAACATCGCTCCGGGGCTTTTTGGCGAAGCGTATATATTATTTGAGAACGCCAAATGAGTAAACCCCATTTGGCCACGCTAGCCGCTATGGCACTAAAGCTTGCCCATTTTGGGCAGAATTAGGAAAGTATCATGTATAAATTTGCCATTAATCGCCCTATCACCACCTTGATGCTCGTGATGACATTGGTAGTTTTCGGGATGATATCATTTCGATCTATGCCGGTCGCATTGTTTCCTAATATCGATTTCCCGATCGTAACGATTCAAACCGCTTACCCCGGTGCCGATCCTGAGAGTGTCGAGTCCAAAGTAACCGACAAGATCGAAGAAGCGGTCTCCGGTGTGGATGGAATCGATAAACTTATTTCCACCAGTTATGAGGGCTTAAGCGTTGTTACGGTGCAGTTTGAGCTGACCAAAGATATCGAAGAAGCGGCCAACGATGTACGCGATAAGATCGGAACGCTTAATCTCGATGCCGAGGTAGAATCTCCATCCGTACAAAAAGTGAGCGCATCCGGTGCCGCTTCCATCAAACTTTTTATCAGTACCAAAACCGGTGACCCGATAGCATTGATGCGCTTTGCCGATGAGCAGATCAAGCCGAAGTTACAACGAATCCAAGGGGTTGCTAAAATTGATATCGTCGGGTATCGAGATCGTGAAATCCGGATATTTACCGATCCTTTTTTACTGAATAAATACGCTATCTCCTCTGATACTCTTCAATCGCGTATCACGGCAGAAAATGTTCGTGCCGGGGGTGGGAAACTTATCTCCAATTCAAACGAATTTATCCTTAAAACGCGTGCCGACGCCTCTTCGATTGAGCAACTGAAATCCATTGTCATCACTCCCGGTGTACGGTTGAGTGATATTGCGCGTGTCGAAGACGGGCTTAAAGACGTCAAAAGCTACTCTTCCTTCAACGGGCATGAGGGGGTTTTGCTGGAAGTGCAAAAAATCGCAGGAACCAATGATTTGGAGGTGATCTCCGGGGTAAAAAAGACGATCCCTTCCCTCAAAGCTCTTGCCGGAAATTCGTATGATTTAGAACTGGTAGAAGACCAATCCCAAAAGATTCTCATCAACATCGAAAATGTCAAGTTTGACCTAATTTACGGTTCAATCTTGGCGGTACTGATCGTTTTTTTCTTTTTACGCAATCTAACCGCTACAATCATTTCCGCACTTGCGATCCCGACTTCTATCATAGGGACATTTGCCATGATCGATGTGCTGGGATATGATCTCAATCGTCTCACTCTCATCGGTTTGACTCTGGCGATAGGGATATTTATTGATGATGCCATTGTCGTTATCGAAAACATCTCCAAAAAAATAGAGCACGGGATGGAACCGCTGGAGGCTTCATTCGCAGGGGTAAAAGAGATCTCTTTTTCTATTTTGGCGATCTCTTCCATGCTCTTAGCGGTATTTGTACCGGTAGCGTTTATGGGTGGTATTGTCGGTAAATTTTTCAACTCGTTTGCTATGACCGTTGCCTCTGGGGTGCTAATCTCTTATTTCGTAGCAATCATGTTTATTCCAACTGTCGGTGCGCGGTTATTAAGCGGTGGTGAGAGTAAATTTTGGCAAAAAACAGAGCCGATATTTCTAAAACTCGACCTCTTTTACCGCGCTATTCTCACACGCTTGCTCCGATTTAAATGGATAACGGTCATTGGTGTTTTGGCGGTATTGATTTTTTCATTCTCTCTTGCGGGAAAAGTTGGCGGAACCTTTGTACCGATGGAAGATATGTCCGAAATGCGGGTGATGATCAAGGCCCCTGTCGGAATTTCACTCGAAGCGATGAAAAAAGAGATAGCTCCCATGGTTAAGACCATGCAAGAAGACAAACGGATCGAAACGCTCGTCCTCTCGATCGGATACAACGCCGCTGAGGAGGCGCATAAAGCGATGATTTATGCGAAACTCTTACCGGTAGGCCAACGCGAAGGGCTTGAATCGCTTATCCAGTCGTATCGTGAGAAATTCCAATCGTATACTCATTTTACGATAAGTGTCGAAGATGTCCCTCCTATCGATACGGGAGAGAGCAATGCTCCGATTCAGGTCGTATTAACAGGACCGGATTTAAAAACACTGGAGAGCAAATCGCTAGCACTGGTGAAATTGCTTAAAGATTCGGACGGTGTGATCGATATCGATACCGATTTTGAACCGGGGAAACCTGAAGTACGTATCGGTGTTAATCGTGAAAGTGCCCAGCGTTTAGGTATTTCAGCTCAGGAAATTGCTCGTGCGATCGGATCAACCTATTCGAGTGACAGCGCTATATCGAATTTTGAACAAAACGGCCGTCAGTTTGACATCACTCTCCGTACGGGTGATGAATACCGTTCGTTAATGAAAGACCTTAAAAAGATGCAGATTCAAACCGCATCGGGTGAACAGGTAATGCTCGATGGTTTGGTTACGCTGGAGACGACAGAAGGAGCTGCATCAATCAACCGCTTTGATAGGGAACGTAAAATTTTGGTAACGGCAAACCTTAATGGAGCACCGCTCGATTCTATTGTCAGTATGATCGATGAAAAGCTTCCCCCTATCTTAGGCGAGGGGTATCAATACCGTTATACGGGTGATATCGAACGGATGCAGGAGACGGCAGAAGCATTCGGATTTACCGTCTTGCTTGCTGTGGTACTCATCTATTTGATCCTTGCGGCACTTTATGAATCGTTAATACAGCCGTTTATTATTATGGTAGCAATGCCGCTCAGTTTTACCGGAGTCATTTTGGCCCTGTTCCTCACCGGTAATCCCTTTAGTATTTTCGTAATGATCGGGATTATCCTCCTTATGGGTATGGTGGGCAAAAATGCCATATTGGTGGTGGATTTTGCAAATAATGCCATCAAAGAGGGAAAAAATGTCGATGAAGCCCTCCTCGAAGCAGGAGAAAAACGTCTTCGCCCTATTTTGATGACGACGTTTGCGATGATTTTTGCCATGCTTCCGCTGGCTCTCGGCGGTGGTGCCGGACATGAGAGCAACGCACCGATGGCGATCGCGGTCATAGGAGGGTTAATCAGCTCAACCCTGTTGGCCCTCTTTATCGTTCCGGTATTGTACCGTCTCATGTATCCTATGGATTCAAGACTGCGCACATTTTATGAGCGACGCAATTTGTCGTAATTCTTAACGAGACACAGCCTATTACAGGGTGTCTCTCACTCACGACCTTTTGAGTATCAAAAGGAGCGTTTCGATTGCCTCATCAACCCGCTCCATTAAATCTCCGCCTTTTACTATCCAGTATTTAATCATCCCTAACGTAA
Encoded proteins:
- a CDS encoding TolC family protein, with the translated sequence MRIIYLLMASYALHAQTTLPSLIDSAQNNERIESYQQQSSAAKLGYESAKYAYFPRLDGFGTASFVDRTGGFDAKQSYSAGVKGEFIVFDGFKRENLLDQNKALENAAKHNLDGAKKEISLTVIKQYYEFQNTMDEIQTLNTMRDQLEAQMVRLEKFQSAGLVSEDALMRMRSEVSDVHFKIENLNYQADRQKADLETISNQKITDLSESNVLAPKEIKIQELDKINALKYSRDAKMHEAQMRDAQNLPTIKLEDQYTFNDYYKDPIAQMRVDQQNKLIASLSMNLIDFSSASLSKQALVAQAQAQSSELLYATKEANQNRLLATRYIERSRVLIDASQKTLEASTKTFDAVKKKYEARIVDYVTYLDALHVLSDSTNQLNRALRTLNYAHAAYYYYAGYDPKEFVQ
- a CDS encoding efflux RND transporter periplasmic adaptor subunit, which translates into the protein MIKILLLSILLTLSLLGEEVYATFDVFARKEANLNLATSGIVKRLNVDVGSHVKKGSVLLEIDNDDLIAGIDLAKERLKKAKIEEQFARQTYDRYRQVESVIEAELMDQHTLAYQKASAASSEAKASLRYQETLLEKTRLRAPFSGIIASRNIELGDSVVGASALFHLISSPDVKLMLNFDEKYLHSIKIGSKVRYRIDGQKGERMGSISKIYPSVNAKNRKATAEVLTSNIAPGLFGEAYILFENAK
- a CDS encoding efflux RND transporter permease subunit, which codes for MYKFAINRPITTLMLVMTLVVFGMISFRSMPVALFPNIDFPIVTIQTAYPGADPESVESKVTDKIEEAVSGVDGIDKLISTSYEGLSVVTVQFELTKDIEEAANDVRDKIGTLNLDAEVESPSVQKVSASGAASIKLFISTKTGDPIALMRFADEQIKPKLQRIQGVAKIDIVGYRDREIRIFTDPFLLNKYAISSDTLQSRITAENVRAGGGKLISNSNEFILKTRADASSIEQLKSIVITPGVRLSDIARVEDGLKDVKSYSSFNGHEGVLLEVQKIAGTNDLEVISGVKKTIPSLKALAGNSYDLELVEDQSQKILINIENVKFDLIYGSILAVLIVFFFLRNLTATIISALAIPTSIIGTFAMIDVLGYDLNRLTLIGLTLAIGIFIDDAIVVIENISKKIEHGMEPLEASFAGVKEISFSILAISSMLLAVFVPVAFMGGIVGKFFNSFAMTVASGVLISYFVAIMFIPTVGARLLSGGESKFWQKTEPIFLKLDLFYRAILTRLLRFKWITVIGVLAVLIFSFSLAGKVGGTFVPMEDMSEMRVMIKAPVGISLEAMKKEIAPMVKTMQEDKRIETLVLSIGYNAAEEAHKAMIYAKLLPVGQREGLESLIQSYREKFQSYTHFTISVEDVPPIDTGESNAPIQVVLTGPDLKTLESKSLALVKLLKDSDGVIDIDTDFEPGKPEVRIGVNRESAQRLGISAQEIARAIGSTYSSDSAISNFEQNGRQFDITLRTGDEYRSLMKDLKKMQIQTASGEQVMLDGLVTLETTEGAASINRFDRERKILVTANLNGAPLDSIVSMIDEKLPPILGEGYQYRYTGDIERMQETAEAFGFTVLLAVVLIYLILAALYESLIQPFIIMVAMPLSFTGVILALFLTGNPFSIFVMIGIILLMGMVGKNAILVVDFANNAIKEGKNVDEALLEAGEKRLRPILMTTFAMIFAMLPLALGGGAGHESNAPMAIAVIGGLISSTLLALFIVPVLYRLMYPMDSRLRTFYERRNLS